The DNA window CTGGGCCTCATCGATCACGATGATGGAGTTGTCCGGCAGTTCGTACCACTTGAGCGGGTCATCGAACTCCAGCCACGTGGCCTTGAGCTTTTGCGGGTCGAGGCCATCGATATTGTGGAAGTAGACCAGCCGCGTTTCCTTGCTGGCCTGCTGGTCGATCTCTTTGATGGAGTTAAGGGTTTTACCGTGCCCCATCAGCCCCGTGCGAAAGACTAGAGTGGCCATCAGGTGAAGGTCCAACTCTTGATGGTGTCAGACATGGCACTCAGGCCCATCAGTGTCATTCGAACACTGACAGCGGCGAAGATGATGGAGATCGCATGGTCGAAGCCCATCAGCGACATGATTTGAGGAATGCCCGCCAGTGCGCCGTTGTAGGACGTTCGAATAAGGGTTTCGATCTGATCGACGATCCAGCCGAGGCCGGTATAGGTAGCAATGCCGACGCCCAGAGACCACAGGACGCGAGCGGCAAGATGGCCAACGATGGACAGCAGGATGGTTACGACAAAAGCAGGCATTACTTATCCCTCCTCATGATGATGCGAAGTGCCAGCAGATAAGCGAGCAGGATGATGACCGGACGCAGGTAGATGGCCAGTTGGCACAGCGGCTCATAACTCCATTCAATGGTGATGGGCCTGCCAGCGAGCGTGAAACGGGCATAGAGCGGTGGCGGGCATGAGGCACTACCCCAGCCGCCAATGTTGGAGAACGCGGCACGAAGGTCACCGCCATTCTTTTCTTCAACCTTGCCGTTAGGGTCGCCGTTGAGAACGCCCTGGACGGCTTGCATGGAGTTGCCACCGGCATTACGCCATTCATCCGCCACGCCCTGAGCCAAGCAGGCGTTTTCATGCTGGCGGCGCAACATGGCGCATTGCACGGCATCGCCCTTACAGGAGAAGGTCGAGCAGCTTTCTACGGAGGCGGAGCTTTCTTTTCCATTGCCCTCACCTTCGCCAGCTTCACCAGGATCGCCATTGGATGATGCGATCTTTTCAACAGCCCCCAAGGTTTTACCGGATATATCAACCAGCGCACCGAGTGCGCCCGCAAGTTGACCAGTTTGCCCATTCAGCGCCCCAGAGACTTGGGCTGTATGCTGGCTTAATTCACGAGTGAGTTGCTGAGTTTGATTGCTTAATGAGTCAACAATCTGATTTGAATAGTGTGATATTAAGGTTGCATTATTTGCAATCTGGTTGGTGATCTGGGATGAGGATTGTGAAACCGCGCTTTCAAGAGAGCCCATTGAGCGAAGAACTCCGCTGTACTGCTCGCCGTCTATCTTAGAGTCAGGCACCACCCCCGGGCTATTGCTTTTTATCTCAGATAAAATAGAGCCCAGTGAAGAAAGCAGCTTGCTGCTAAGGTTATTAACGTCCGCAGAAGTAGCCCAGTTACCCGTCACCTCGGATGGCCCGCCATTACTGCCACCACTATTGTTTCCACCGCTGTCACTGCCGCCGCCGTTATTACCACCGCCTGAGTTACCGCCACCCGTATTTCCACCGCTGTTATTGCCACCACCGGTATTTCCACCCCCGGTATTACCGCCACCCGTATCACCGCCCCCGGTATTTCCACCTGGGTTGTGATTGGACCAGTCGTAATCGACCGGCATACCTTGCTGGGCCCCATCGAATTGTTTGCCTGGAATAGTCAGGCATAACTTGCTGGTCGGAGCGGCAGTAAAATTGCAAAATCCAATTCCTGGGGCAGACGAGTAGCAATCTGAGCGACTTTTATATGTATAAGAACATCCAAGGTAACAGGCATTAGTCCCTGACTGCTCTGGTGCGGCAACATAAAGGCGCCCTGAGCTATCTTTGATGATGATGCCGTTCTCACCACGCAAGTTAACGAGACGGTCAGGATTATGCATATCCCATGCTTCTTTGCCGCAATCCTCCTTAAAGACTGTTCTGTAGCCCAAAATAATCATGCTGCTTGAGTAGGGGTCAGGCTTTCCAAAACTACAGGTAAGAGCCATGCCGTTGTCGTCAGACATCTCTATTGTCGAGCCAGGGAATTGAGGCAAATAAGCTTGGCAAACTTCCATCGGCGTTGAAAAGAAATGTTCTCTCACATTGGAGTTGCTAATTCCATAATAAGAGACTTCCGCGAGTGCGAGAGGAGAAAAGGAAATGGCGCTAATAGCGAGAAAGCAGGAGAGACGCGAAGGCCAGCGTAAGGACGATAAGAACATAAGAGTTAAGGTCTATGGACATACGCACACCAAAGTTAAACCCCCTGTACGAATACAGGGGGTACCCGGTTAGACGGCCCGGCGAACCAGGCGGAACACGGCAGCAGCAGCGATGATGACCAGGGCGGCACCGCCGAGAGCGGCAACCGCAGCGGTACCGCCAGACAGTTCAGCCAGAGCTTCGGTAACATCGACCGCAGCGAAGGAAACAGCAGGAACGGCGGCAGCAGCAGCCACACCAGCACGAGCCAACAGCTTTTGAACGTTTTTCATGTAACACCTCACTTGATAGCTTTGCCCGCCA is part of the Pseudomonas sp. ABC1 genome and encodes:
- a CDS encoding major capsid protein is translated as MKNVQKLLARAGVAAAAAVPAVSFAAVDVTEALAELSGGTAAVAALGGAALVIIAAAAVFRLVRRAV
- a CDS encoding virulence factor TspB C-terminal domain-related protein; this translates as MREHFFSTPMEVCQAYLPQFPGSTIEMSDDNGMALTCSFGKPDPYSSSMIILGYRTVFKEDCGKEAWDMHNPDRLVNLRGENGIIIKDSSGRLYVAAPEQSGTNACYLGCSYTYKSRSDCYSSAPGIGFCNFTAAPTSKLCLTIPGKQFDGAQQGMPVDYDWSNHNPGGNTGGGDTGGGNTGGGNTGGGNNSGGNTGGGNSGGGNNGGGSDSGGNNSGGSNGGPSEVTGNWATSADVNNLSSKLLSSLGSILSEIKSNSPGVVPDSKIDGEQYSGVLRSMGSLESAVSQSSSQITNQIANNATLISHYSNQIVDSLSNQTQQLTRELSQHTAQVSGALNGQTGQLAGALGALVDISGKTLGAVEKIASSNGDPGEAGEGEGNGKESSASVESCSTFSCKGDAVQCAMLRRQHENACLAQGVADEWRNAGGNSMQAVQGVLNGDPNGKVEEKNGGDLRAAFSNIGGWGSASCPPPLYARFTLAGRPITIEWSYEPLCQLAIYLRPVIILLAYLLALRIIMRRDK
- a CDS encoding DUF2523 domain-containing protein; the encoded protein is MPAFVVTILLSIVGHLAARVLWSLGVGIATYTGLGWIVDQIETLIRTSYNGALAGIPQIMSLMGFDHAISIIFAAVSVRMTLMGLSAMSDTIKSWTFT